From one Triticum urartu cultivar G1812 chromosome 3, Tu2.1, whole genome shotgun sequence genomic stretch:
- the LOC125545127 gene encoding non-specific lipid transfer protein GPI-anchored 12-like, with protein MATLRRCSGLLLAVVAVALAAGMAAAQGPAGAPAPAAGFSSECMTAVLNMSDCLPYVESGSKTRHPDTACCPELDGLLQSNPVCLCQLLAGGADSYGISVDYKRAMALPGVCRLTAPPLSACAAFGVPVGPSSAPLTGVSPSATGPQMPENPPSATPSKSKSHAPGRLTGRGLVALAALPLTITAAAMF; from the exons ATGGCGACTCTGCGGCGGTGCTCCGGGCTGCTGCTCGCGGTGGTGGCGGTGGCGCTGGCGGCggggatggcggcggcgcaggggccggccggcgcgccggcgccggcggccggGTTCAGCTCGGAGTGCATGACCGCGGTGCTTAACATGTCCGACTGCCTGCCGTACGTGGAGAGCGGGAGCAAGACGCGGCACCCGGACACGGCCTGCTGCCCGGAGCTGGACGGCCTGCTGCAGTCCAACCCCGTCTGCCTCTGCCAGCTGCTCGCCGGCGGCGCCGACTCCTACGGCATCAGCGTCGACTACAAGCGCGCCATGGCGCTGCCCGGCGTCTGCCGCCTCACCGCGCCGCCCCTCAGCGCCTGCGCAG CTTTTGGAGTCCCCGTGGGGCCTTCTTCGGCGCCATTAACAGGAGTCTCTCCATCCGCTACAGGGCCACAGATGCCTG AGAACCCGCCATCCGCAACGCCGTCCAAGTCCAAGTCCCACGCCCCGGGCCGCCTCACCGGCCGCGGCCTAGTCGCCCTCGCCGCGCTGCCGCTGACGATCACGGCCGCCGCCATGTTCTAG